CTTCCGAAGCGGCGGGCTTGTTCCACCGGCTTCACCGGCACCAGCCGCACTTCCCGGGAGTCTTCCGATGTGATGACCACCTCTTCCCCCAACAAGGCCGCCCGGATCAACGTGGGCAGTTGTCGCTGGGCCTTCTGCAGCGGAACGGGTTCCATGGGGTGCTCCTTCGCTCGTCCCGGGTCCTGCGCTCCGCCCAAGGTATCGGTCTGTCGGCCACGGGTCAAACTGCCCACCTACCCCGCGTACCGCCCGTCCTCGAGCCGCCGGGCCTGGCCCAGGGAGGCCAGGGTATCGAGGAGCTCGGCCACGCGGTCGTAACGGCGCCCTGGAAGGTGCGGGCCAGCGCCTCGGGGGTGGCAGGGGCCGCCGCCGCGGCCAGGGAGGCGCGCACGGCCTGGGCCTGCTCGGCCAGGGTCTTGGGCCAAGGAAACTTGGCCGGGGGAGAGGGGACCGTTTCCCCGCCCGGGTTCTGGTACTCGCGTGAACCAAACCCAGGAGAAACGATCAGGAAGTAGCCCTGCCCCCTCGTCTTGACGGGCGCGTCCAGGCCGGCGATGCCCCCGGCAGCGCCTCGCGAGACCTCCCCCGCCGCCGCGAGCTGCCCGCCGGTGTGCCAGTGCCCCGGCGGCACCGCAGCGCGGAGTTCACCGCGAACTGTCCCTTTCTCCCGAATACGCCGCCGGCGCACGGCTACTCCCGGGGCGTGACCTGCTCTTCGAGGTCGCGCTCCCGGTGCTCCAGCTCGGCCACCCGCTTCTCGAGGAGGCGCAGTTGCTCCTCTAGGACCTGGAGGTCTTTTCGGGGCACCAGGTCCATCTTGCGGAAGACCTCCTGGACCATTTCCCGCAGGCGGCCTTCCCATTCCGTCCGCGAGGTGTCGGCCTTTGCCATCATGTCGTGGATGAGGGCTTCGCCCTCGTCGCGGCTCACACGGCCCTGCTCCACCAGCTCCTCCACGAGCTTTCTGGCCCTCTCCTCGGTGAGGGTGAGGGCTCCGATTCCGGCCAGGGCGGCCTTGCGAAAGAAGTCGAGCATGGCGTCCTCCTTGGGTGATGAGTTGTCGATTGTCCGTTGCCCGTTGTTGGGGGTGCCGGGAGGGGGCACGAGCCACGGCCCGCCAGCAGAGGGGGCGCCGCGACGGTCCCAGCGTAGCGGAAACCGGAGTGCCGTCAACTGATTGGCTTGCCCGGGCCACCGATGGCGTGTGTCGCCACCCGGAGGGGCGCAGGAGGCGTGCGGCTCATTGCCCCCGGCGGGATGGCTTCCTTTGGCCGCCGAGGCGAGAGGTGGCTCGGCGTAAGGTGCTGAAAGAAAATTACGCGCACGTCCTGGACACACCCCGTTCGTTTGTTATCCTCCGTAAACAATCGCCAAGGGGAGCCAATCTGCCGGGCGAAGCACGAGTCGCAGAGTCGACAATTGATCCGGCGCCACGCCACGACTCCAGCGCCGGCGTGCCGCCAAGGGGCCGATTCTCCCGCAACGACGCTCTCCCCTGTTCCGGGCCTCCGCGGCCCGGAGCGGCCATCCTGGGAAAGGGGCCGATGATGCAGCGGACCCTCGCGATCTTCCTTGTGGCCACGCTCGGCGCCTGGCCGGCCCACTCCCTGGTCTTTCGCAGGGCGGTCACCCAGCCCATCGCGTTCAACCACCGGCTCCACGTCGAGGGCAACGGGCTCGAGTGCGTGGAGTGCCACGTTTACGTCCTCACCCAGACCTTCGCGGGCCTGCCGTCCCTGGAGCGCTGCCTGGAGTGTCACGAGACGGCGGTGACCGACTCCGCCGAGGAGGAAAAGATTCGGGAGCTGGCGGCTCGGGGCGAGACGCTGGTCTGGAAGCGGCTCTACGAGGTGCCGGACCACGTCTACTCCTCCCACCGCCGGCACGTGGTAGCCGGAGGAATCGACTGCGCCGAGTGCCACGGCCCCGTCGCCGCCACGACCCGGCCTCCGGCGCGCCCCCTGCGGGCCCTCACCATGGACTTCTGCATGGACTGCCACCGGCGCCGCGGGGCCAGCAACGACTGCCTCGCATGCCACGTGTAGAGCGCGGGAGCACACCGATGGAGACGACGCGCCGAGGTTTTCTCAAGGTAGCCGGCGCCGGAACACTGGGCGCGTGGATGGTCCCGCTGCTGCCCTGGAGGGCGCTGGCCCAGGAGTCGATCCGAGCTCCCTCCGACCCGCGCCTCGCCAGCCACTTTCTCTCGGTCTGCCGCCAGTGCCCCCAGGGATGCGGGGTGCTCGCCGAGGTGGTTGGGGGACGGGTA
The genomic region above belongs to Thermodesulfobacteriota bacterium and contains:
- a CDS encoding cytochrome c3 family protein, with the protein product MMQRTLAIFLVATLGAWPAHSLVFRRAVTQPIAFNHRLHVEGNGLECVECHVYVLTQTFAGLPSLERCLECHETAVTDSAEEEKIRELAARGETLVWKRLYEVPDHVYSSHRRHVVAGGIDCAECHGPVAATTRPPARPLRALTMDFCMDCHRRRGASNDCLACHV
- a CDS encoding DUF2281 domain-containing protein; amino-acid sequence: MEPVPLQKAQRQLPTLIRAALLGEEVVITSEDSREVRLVPVKPVEQARRFGSAKGLIEMKEDFDEPLEDFREYEE